The following are from one region of the Paenibacillus sabinae T27 genome:
- a CDS encoding class II aldolase/adducin family protein, producing the protein MSTELSTNLELMQDKYPMKFGSFEEERLHRKQRLAASFRLFSLFGFDEGVAGHITARDPEYPDHFWVNPFGMHFSQVRVSDLLLVNDEGKVVEGNSNMLNRAAFAIHSSVHKARPDAVAAAHAHSFYGKTFSSLGRLLDPLTQDACIFYNDHGLYNDYSGVVYETEEGERIAECLGSKKAVILQNHGLLTVGHSVESAAWWYITMERSCHAQLLAEGASTSPIPVAHEAALATMQHVGSETAGWCCFQPLWDKIVRLQPDFLD; encoded by the coding sequence ATGAGCACAGAATTGAGCACAAACCTGGAATTGATGCAGGATAAGTATCCGATGAAATTCGGCAGCTTTGAGGAAGAACGGCTGCACCGCAAGCAGCGGCTCGCCGCCTCTTTCCGTTTGTTTTCCCTGTTTGGCTTCGATGAAGGCGTTGCCGGTCATATTACCGCCCGGGACCCGGAATATCCGGATCATTTCTGGGTGAACCCGTTCGGCATGCATTTCAGCCAGGTTCGCGTTTCCGATTTGCTTCTGGTGAACGATGAAGGGAAGGTAGTCGAGGGCAACAGCAATATGCTCAACCGTGCGGCTTTCGCCATTCACTCAAGTGTCCATAAAGCCCGTCCCGACGCCGTTGCCGCCGCACATGCCCATTCCTTTTACGGAAAGACGTTCTCCAGCCTCGGCCGACTGCTCGACCCGCTTACCCAGGACGCCTGCATTTTTTACAACGATCACGGCCTGTACAACGACTATTCCGGCGTAGTGTACGAAACGGAAGAAGGGGAACGGATCGCGGAGTGCCTGGGCAGCAAGAAGGCGGTTATCCTGCAAAATCACGGTCTGTTGACTGTCGGGCATTCCGTGGAATCGGCGGCTTGGTGGTACATTACGATGGAGCGTTCCTGCCACGCCCAATTGCTTGCTGAAGGCGCGTCAACTTCCCCGATACCGGTTGCTCACGAAGCCGCCCTGGCGACCATGCAGCATGTCGGGTCCGAAACGGCCGGCTGGTGCTGCTTCCAGCCGCTGTGGGATAAAATTGTCCGGCTGCAGCCCGATTTTCTGGATTAG
- a CDS encoding 2-hydroxyacid dehydrogenase — protein MRPKVYIAWRIPDEIEAYLAEHCSLRKWKGETPIRYEELKDELKDAEGLLLGEGRIDAELLEQAPHLRVVSTISNGYNNLDIEAMKHRGVIGTNNPGISNESVADLVLGLALAAARKIVKLDRYVKEGCWTRGIDSSWYGLDVHHSTIGIIGMGGIGQEVAKRAKAGFDMKVLYYNRSRRPEVEHRLGAEYCSLEELLTQSDFIVVMLPLTAQTEHLIGDRHFDLMKPSAVLINASRGSIVNERALVEALRARKISAAALDVYEFEPVNPDHPLLNMDNVITLPHVGSATAKTRFNMVMSAARNLVAALKGETPPFLIREFKESVQN, from the coding sequence ATGCGGCCCAAAGTATATATTGCCTGGCGCATCCCGGATGAAATCGAGGCTTACCTGGCTGAGCATTGCAGCCTTCGAAAGTGGAAGGGGGAAACTCCGATCCGGTACGAGGAGCTGAAAGATGAACTGAAGGATGCCGAAGGGCTGCTTCTCGGAGAGGGCAGAATCGACGCCGAATTATTAGAGCAGGCTCCCCATTTACGGGTCGTCAGCACGATTAGCAACGGATACAACAACCTGGATATCGAAGCGATGAAGCACCGCGGCGTAATCGGGACGAATAATCCCGGTATTTCGAACGAATCAGTCGCAGATCTGGTACTTGGATTAGCGCTTGCAGCCGCCAGAAAAATCGTCAAGCTGGACCGCTATGTAAAGGAAGGGTGCTGGACCCGGGGAATCGACTCGTCTTGGTACGGACTTGATGTCCATCATTCCACGATCGGAATCATCGGCATGGGCGGCATCGGGCAGGAGGTTGCCAAACGCGCCAAAGCCGGCTTCGACATGAAGGTGCTGTACTACAACCGCAGCCGAAGGCCTGAGGTCGAGCACCGGCTGGGCGCGGAGTATTGTTCCCTGGAGGAACTGCTGACACAGTCGGATTTTATCGTCGTGATGCTGCCGCTCACTGCACAAACGGAACATTTGATTGGCGACCGGCATTTCGACCTTATGAAGCCCTCCGCAGTCCTGATCAACGCTTCGCGCGGCAGCATTGTGAACGAGCGGGCGCTGGTCGAAGCGCTTCGGGCGCGCAAAATAAGCGCAGCCGCCCTGGACGTCTACGAGTTCGAACCGGTTAACCCCGATCACCCCCTTTTGAACATGGACAATGTGATCACACTTCCGCATGTTGGTTCGGCAACGGCAAAAACCCGCTTCAACATGGTCATGTCAGCAGCCCGAAACCTGGTGGCGGCTCTAAAAGGGGAAACCCCTCCGTTCTTAATCCGCGAATTTAAGGAAAGTGTACAGAACTAA
- a CDS encoding TRAP transporter small permease — translation MNELKAVRKESIRSDWKVGAASILNALEKISLRVNQFLAVIAGLAMLLIALLIVANVIIRVFYVPIPGVGEISGWLSAITAAFALGYTQIHRGHVDIDVILEKFPARIRGPIQGLMLFISMLFFGLISYRLAIYAYETMKSGGLSETLAVIYYPYIYLLAIGFFGLALSLLTDSLKYLIRRDRR, via the coding sequence GTGAATGAGCTTAAGGCGGTTCGGAAGGAAAGTATACGCAGCGATTGGAAAGTAGGTGCAGCCTCCATTTTGAATGCCCTGGAGAAAATCAGTCTCCGTGTCAATCAGTTTCTGGCCGTTATCGCAGGTTTGGCCATGTTGTTGATCGCGCTCCTGATCGTCGCCAATGTTATTATCCGGGTCTTTTACGTGCCGATTCCCGGTGTCGGGGAAATCTCCGGATGGCTGTCCGCGATCACGGCTGCATTCGCGCTGGGCTATACCCAAATTCATCGGGGTCATGTCGATATCGACGTTATTTTGGAGAAGTTTCCAGCCCGGATAAGAGGCCCTATTCAGGGGCTGATGCTGTTCATCAGCATGCTGTTTTTCGGTCTGATCTCTTACCGGCTCGCCATCTATGCCTACGAGACGATGAAAAGCGGCGGGCTTTCGGAAACGCTGGCCGTCATTTATTATCCGTATATTTACCTCCTCGCTATCGGGTTCTTCGGCTTAGCGCTATCCCTGTTAACCGATTCCCTCAAATACCTCATAAGGAGGGATCGCCGGTGA
- a CDS encoding TRAP transporter large permease produces the protein MSLTAYALIGIGVMFVLMFLRMPISFSMFIVGFLGLLVVASPNAAYAVISGDLWSQFSSFSLSVIPMYVLMGEIVYRSGITGKLFQAAYKWVGHYKGGMIWTVILASAGFGSICGSNSATSATIGSMALPELKKYRYDDELSTGSVAGGGSLGIIIPPSTVLLVIAIQAQLSIKDLFVASIIPSILLVVLFLLIVWYICQRNPNIGPASENAALVEKLKAISGVMPTLLLLVFVIGGLFLGWFTPTESGAVGVIGALVYALATRSLSWANFKLAVSDSLRSSAMVIMLVVGALIFGRFLTITRLPYEVADWVTSLPLEPVWIMAGIFIVFAIGGAIMDAFGFLIISIPIFFPTALQLGYDPVWFALMMCIITSLGAITPPVGINVFVVKGLAPDVPITKIFKGSMYYVYAYLICIILLTAFPALMTFIL, from the coding sequence GTGAGCTTAACAGCCTACGCGCTGATCGGCATCGGCGTCATGTTCGTGCTCATGTTTTTGCGAATGCCCATCAGCTTCAGCATGTTTATTGTCGGTTTCCTCGGCTTGCTTGTCGTCGCCTCTCCCAATGCGGCTTATGCCGTCATCAGCGGCGATTTGTGGTCGCAGTTCTCCAGCTTTTCCCTTAGCGTCATTCCGATGTATGTCTTAATGGGAGAGATCGTCTACCGCTCCGGAATTACCGGAAAGCTGTTCCAGGCGGCCTACAAATGGGTCGGTCACTATAAAGGCGGCATGATCTGGACGGTGATATTGGCAAGCGCCGGCTTCGGATCGATCTGCGGTTCCAATTCGGCTACTTCGGCAACGATCGGCTCCATGGCGCTGCCGGAGCTGAAGAAATACCGCTACGACGATGAATTAAGCACCGGCAGCGTTGCCGGAGGCGGATCGCTCGGGATTATCATTCCGCCGAGCACCGTGCTCCTGGTCATTGCCATTCAGGCACAGCTCTCCATAAAAGATTTGTTCGTTGCCAGTATAATTCCCAGTATTTTATTGGTGGTGCTGTTCCTGCTCATCGTATGGTACATCTGCCAGCGAAACCCGAATATCGGCCCCGCGAGTGAGAATGCTGCCTTGGTGGAGAAGCTGAAGGCCATTAGCGGCGTTATGCCAACGCTTCTGCTTCTGGTGTTTGTTATCGGCGGTCTGTTTCTCGGATGGTTCACTCCTACCGAATCGGGGGCCGTCGGCGTAATCGGAGCTTTGGTGTATGCCTTGGCGACACGAAGTCTAAGCTGGGCGAACTTCAAACTGGCCGTCTCCGATTCGCTGCGGTCCTCCGCCATGGTCATCATGCTGGTCGTTGGCGCGTTGATATTCGGCCGCTTCCTGACGATTACCAGGCTTCCGTATGAAGTGGCGGATTGGGTGACGTCCTTGCCTTTGGAGCCTGTCTGGATTATGGCCGGGATCTTCATTGTATTTGCAATTGGCGGCGCGATTATGGACGCCTTCGGCTTCCTGATCATTTCCATCCCGATCTTTTTTCCGACGGCTCTTCAGCTCGGCTATGATCCGGTATGGTTTGCGCTTATGATGTGCATTATTACCAGCTTGGGAGCCATTACGCCCCCTGTCGGGATCAACGTGTTCGTTGTCAAAGGCCTTGCCCCTGATGTGCCAATTACCAAAATATTCAAAGGCTCCATGTATTATGTGTATGCCTATCTGATATGCATCATCCTGTTGACGGCATTTCCGGCTCTTATGACTTTTATTCTGTAA
- a CDS encoding RtcB family protein translates to MAYQNINGVLVWGNPDEGALAQARTCSETGNVVQTLLMADHHKGYSQPIGGVVVYDRQISPSGVGYDIACGNKAVRTNLAAGDIKPRLAKIMDEIARRISFGVGRVNQEKVDHDLFDDPDWDVYKTVGRQEHDKLKTLARDQLGTVGSGNHFVDLFEEAGTGRVWIANHFGSRGFGHKTASGFINLAGGREFLAKAPGEKMDQPPVLLDLSSELGDMYYRVMKLAGRYAYAGRDYVMRQVLAILGTEADLEVHNHHNYAWKETHSGKEVVVVRKGATPSAPGQTGFIGGSMGDISVIVKGKGSIENREAYYSTVHGAGRIMSRTQAAGKMNWKTRTRSGGQITTEQMLDAVRAFGVELRGAGTDESPFVYRKLQDVLDAHAETIEVMHVLKPIGVCMAGADEFDPYKD, encoded by the coding sequence ATGGCTTATCAGAATATAAACGGCGTACTTGTCTGGGGCAACCCCGACGAGGGTGCGCTTGCTCAAGCGAGGACTTGTTCGGAAACCGGTAATGTGGTCCAAACGCTGCTAATGGCGGATCATCATAAAGGGTACAGTCAACCGATCGGCGGAGTTGTTGTTTATGACCGGCAAATCTCCCCTTCCGGCGTTGGATATGATATTGCATGCGGGAATAAAGCGGTACGAACAAACTTGGCCGCCGGGGACATAAAGCCCAGATTGGCAAAGATTATGGATGAGATCGCCCGGAGGATTTCCTTCGGGGTGGGCCGTGTCAACCAGGAAAAAGTCGATCATGACCTTTTTGACGATCCCGATTGGGACGTTTACAAGACAGTAGGCAGGCAGGAACACGACAAGCTGAAGACATTGGCGCGTGATCAGCTGGGTACGGTCGGCAGCGGCAACCATTTTGTTGACTTGTTTGAGGAAGCCGGAACAGGCCGTGTGTGGATAGCAAATCATTTTGGGAGTAGAGGGTTTGGGCACAAAACGGCGAGCGGCTTTATTAATCTGGCGGGAGGTAGGGAGTTTCTAGCGAAAGCTCCCGGTGAGAAGATGGACCAGCCGCCTGTACTGCTTGATCTGAGCAGCGAGCTTGGCGATATGTATTATCGGGTGATGAAGCTGGCTGGACGTTACGCATATGCGGGACGGGATTATGTGATGAGGCAGGTCTTGGCGATTCTCGGAACGGAAGCAGACCTTGAAGTGCATAATCATCATAACTACGCCTGGAAAGAGACGCACAGCGGGAAGGAAGTCGTTGTCGTCCGTAAAGGAGCGACTCCGTCCGCGCCGGGCCAGACCGGATTTATCGGCGGGAGTATGGGGGACATATCCGTTATCGTAAAAGGCAAGGGCAGCATAGAGAACCGGGAGGCTTACTACAGCACCGTACATGGAGCCGGACGGATCATGAGCCGGACGCAAGCGGCAGGAAAAATGAACTGGAAGACTCGCACAAGAAGCGGTGGTCAAATCACTACGGAGCAAATGCTGGACGCCGTTCGGGCCTTCGGTGTAGAGTTGCGCGGCGCAGGAACGGATGAGAGTCCGTTTGTTTACCGGAAGCTTCAAGATGTGCTGGATGCGCATGCCGAAACGATTGAGGTTATGCATGTGCTTAAACCGATTGGTGTTTGTATGGCGGGAGCGGATGAGTTTGATCCGTATAAGGATTGA
- a CDS encoding TRAP transporter substrate-binding protein, with translation MRRFWIGVMSVLMVVVLAACGGNANTANAPEETGAANAAASSDKPIELNYAFFAPASTFPAKQMEKWKEEVEKRTNGKVVVNLFPGGTLLAANNMYDGVKSKVADIGLSVMTYEPGKFPLLTIAELPSGFPSGKVASQVIFDLLKEYPQDSFKDLKVITAFATEPAYIQTKAAVASLNDIKGKQIRISGALAPLLKELGASPVGMSQAESVEAMQTGVIEGYVSSREVLMDLKLAEMAKFVTDYPLSVSTFAAVMNMDTWNSIPPDVQQVIEELGPEMAAWAGEYLDNHVKEAMDWSMKEEGLKVITLTPEEKQAWDAKLKPLQDQAVADLEAQGLPAEQFKKRLDELKASYSK, from the coding sequence ATGAGAAGATTTTGGATTGGCGTCATGTCTGTGCTCATGGTTGTCGTGCTGGCTGCATGCGGAGGCAATGCGAACACCGCCAACGCGCCGGAAGAGACGGGCGCGGCCAATGCGGCGGCATCCAGTGATAAACCGATCGAGCTGAACTACGCGTTCTTTGCCCCGGCCAGCACATTTCCGGCGAAGCAGATGGAGAAATGGAAGGAAGAAGTGGAGAAACGGACGAACGGAAAGGTTGTGGTGAACCTATTCCCGGGCGGCACCCTGCTGGCCGCCAACAATATGTATGACGGGGTCAAAAGCAAGGTCGCGGACATCGGCCTGTCGGTTATGACATACGAGCCGGGAAAATTCCCCCTGCTTACGATCGCCGAGCTGCCTTCGGGATTTCCAAGCGGCAAGGTAGCCAGCCAGGTCATATTTGATCTGCTGAAGGAATACCCGCAGGATTCTTTTAAAGACCTGAAGGTCATCACCGCCTTTGCAACCGAACCGGCTTATATCCAGACCAAAGCCGCTGTCGCGTCCTTAAACGACATCAAAGGCAAACAGATCCGGATTTCCGGCGCGCTTGCGCCGCTGCTAAAGGAGTTGGGCGCCTCACCCGTCGGGATGTCGCAGGCGGAATCCGTCGAAGCGATGCAAACCGGCGTTATCGAAGGCTACGTGTCATCGCGCGAAGTGCTGATGGATTTGAAGCTTGCAGAAATGGCCAAATTTGTGACGGACTACCCGCTGAGCGTTTCGACCTTCGCCGCAGTAATGAACATGGATACCTGGAATTCGATTCCCCCGGACGTTCAGCAGGTGATCGAGGAGTTAGGGCCGGAGATGGCCGCCTGGGCCGGGGAATATCTCGATAATCATGTGAAGGAAGCCATGGACTGGTCCATGAAGGAAGAAGGGCTGAAGGTCATTACGCTGACGCCGGAGGAGAAACAGGCGTGGGATGCGAAGCTGAAGCCGCTTCAGGATCAAGCGGTCGCCGATCTCGAAGCACAGGGCTTGCCTGCCGAACAATTCAAGAAGCGGCTGGATGAATTGAAGGCCTCCTATTCGAAATAA
- a CDS encoding TRAP transporter substrate-binding protein: MRRMWMSFLSVSMLLMLIACGNNSGTSKAEPAEGSGTGETKASTDKPIELNYAFFAPASTFPAKQMEKWKEELEKRTNGKVSVKLFFGGTLLTDKNMYDGVKSGVADIGSSVTTYEPGKFPLLTIAEAPTVFQNSKVASQVIYNLIKEFPPDTFKDVKLITAFASEPSFIQMKEPVASLKDLRGKQVRIPGGLAPVLTELGASPVGMSQSEAVEALQTGVVEGYVSSREVLMDLKFAEMVKYVTDYPLTVSIHAAVMNMDTWNSLPPDVQKVIDELGPEMSAWTGDYLDNHVKESMDWSVKEQGLEVVTLSPEEKAVWDSKMHPLQDKTIADLKAKGLPAEQFKKRLDELKAEYSK; the protein is encoded by the coding sequence ATGAGAAGAATGTGGATGAGCTTCTTATCCGTAAGCATGCTGCTCATGCTGATCGCTTGCGGCAATAATTCCGGTACTTCAAAGGCTGAACCTGCGGAAGGGAGCGGGACGGGGGAAACAAAGGCATCAACCGATAAACCAATTGAACTCAACTACGCTTTTTTTGCCCCGGCCAGTACGTTTCCGGCCAAACAGATGGAGAAGTGGAAGGAAGAACTGGAGAAGCGGACGAATGGCAAGGTATCCGTCAAGCTGTTTTTCGGGGGGACGCTCCTGACCGACAAGAACATGTACGATGGCGTCAAGAGCGGGGTGGCCGACATCGGCTCATCGGTAACGACCTACGAACCCGGTAAATTCCCCTTGCTGACGATTGCCGAAGCGCCCACTGTATTTCAGAACTCCAAGGTTGCGAGTCAGGTTATCTATAATCTGATCAAAGAATTTCCGCCGGATACGTTTAAGGACGTTAAGCTGATCACCGCATTCGCTTCCGAACCCTCCTTTATTCAAATGAAAGAGCCGGTGGCCAGCCTGAAGGATTTGAGAGGCAAGCAAGTGCGTATTCCGGGCGGCCTGGCCCCGGTATTAACAGAACTTGGCGCTTCTCCGGTCGGGATGTCACAGAGCGAGGCGGTTGAAGCGCTGCAGACCGGAGTGGTCGAGGGGTACGTCTCCTCACGCGAAGTACTGATGGATTTGAAATTTGCCGAGATGGTCAAGTACGTGACCGATTACCCGCTGACGGTATCCATTCATGCCGCGGTCATGAATATGGATACGTGGAACTCGCTGCCTCCCGATGTGCAGAAGGTTATCGACGAATTAGGCCCTGAGATGTCGGCCTGGACTGGAGACTATCTGGACAATCATGTGAAGGAATCGATGGATTGGTCGGTAAAAGAGCAGGGGTTGGAGGTCGTAACTCTTTCGCCTGAAGAAAAAGCGGTTTGGGATTCAAAAATGCATCCGCTTCAGGATAAAACAATTGCCGATCTGAAAGCAAAGGGTCTTCCCGCCGAACAATTCAAGAAACGACTTGATGAGCTGAAGGCGGAATACTCGAAATAA
- a CDS encoding NAD/NADP-dependent octopine/nopaline dehydrogenase family protein gives MEIAVIGGGHGCYAAAADLSDKGHHVRLWRRGKEAFQPVLESQSLILKDAGGVRKVSLSLASTDLSAVVKGAALIVLPLPAFAQASVASELAPHLQDGQVIFLPPGTFGSYVMAKALAEAGSRAKVAFAETGTLPYLARKHGADTVAVSGRATRLPTGVFPGELAEQAFAVLEEAFPAVERLQDALDGALMNAGPIIHPPLILMNAGPIEHFEHWDIHNEGTQPSVRRVHNALDAERIAVREALGYRAPHFPLADHYSKDGDEWMYGNAAHEKLVDSSDWREHLDLMTHRYMREDVACGLAFLVSLADWAGMPAPVAKGLLAIASAVTGEDLRETGRTLENLQLSGLSVNGMRMMLQQGVRQWV, from the coding sequence ATGGAAATTGCAGTGATAGGCGGAGGACACGGTTGTTATGCGGCAGCGGCGGACCTTTCCGACAAGGGCCACCATGTACGGCTGTGGAGGCGGGGTAAAGAAGCTTTTCAGCCTGTACTGGAAAGCCAGTCCCTAATATTGAAGGACGCCGGCGGCGTCCGCAAGGTAAGCTTGTCGCTCGCGAGCACGGATCTGTCCGCGGTCGTGAAGGGCGCCGCGCTGATTGTGCTCCCCCTGCCCGCTTTTGCCCAGGCTTCCGTAGCCTCAGAGCTTGCGCCTCACCTGCAGGACGGGCAGGTGATCTTCCTGCCCCCCGGAACCTTCGGCAGCTATGTGATGGCGAAGGCGCTGGCCGAAGCGGGCAGCCGGGCCAAGGTTGCGTTTGCCGAAACGGGCACGCTTCCCTATCTGGCCCGCAAACACGGAGCTGACACGGTAGCCGTCAGCGGACGGGCGACCCGCCTCCCGACCGGCGTATTTCCGGGCGAGCTGGCGGAGCAAGCTTTTGCCGTCCTGGAGGAAGCCTTTCCGGCAGTCGAACGGCTGCAGGACGCGCTGGACGGCGCGTTGATGAACGCGGGACCGATTATCCATCCGCCCCTTATTCTCATGAACGCCGGTCCGATCGAGCATTTTGAACACTGGGATATTCATAATGAAGGAACGCAGCCGTCTGTACGGAGGGTGCATAATGCGCTGGATGCTGAAAGAATTGCCGTCCGGGAAGCATTGGGCTACCGGGCGCCGCATTTTCCGCTCGCGGACCATTACAGCAAGGACGGCGATGAATGGATGTACGGAAATGCCGCCCATGAGAAGCTGGTGGACAGCTCGGATTGGCGTGAGCATCTGGATCTGATGACGCACCGGTACATGCGCGAAGATGTCGCCTGCGGTTTAGCCTTCCTCGTCTCTCTGGCGGATTGGGCGGGTATGCCCGCTCCTGTCGCCAAGGGGCTGCTCGCGATCGCCTCGGCCGTGACCGGCGAGGATTTGCGCGAGACGGGCAGGACGCTGGAAAACCTTCAGCTGAGCGGCCTGTCCGTTAATGGCATGCGAATGATGCTGCAGCAGGGTGTGCGGCAATGGGTATGA
- a CDS encoding 3-hydroxybutyryl-CoA dehydrogenase encodes MGMNKPVIAVVGAGRMGIGIAHVFAYAGHKVELIDSKERSKTETERVLKEAAGQMENNLYFLASLELFDPSLAEKILGQIDYHSLDEMEAVLPRADVVFEAAPEILEVKKDTFDRIGASARDDAWIASTTSTFMVDTLASFLDKPKRFVNTHWLNPAYLIPLVEVSPGAQTASGVLAGMMELLSGVGKVPVQCAASPGFIVPRIQALAMNEAARLVQEGVATPEAIDTASRVGFGLRFAVLGLLEFIDWGGGDILYYADRYLEQELSTDRYAPPDIISENMTNGRTGMKSGKGFYDFSGRDVTAYQRETMRKFVDLLQHLGYWSPPGEPSLRGISPSLHK; translated from the coding sequence ATGGGTATGAACAAGCCCGTAATCGCTGTTGTCGGCGCGGGTCGTATGGGAATTGGGATTGCCCATGTGTTTGCTTATGCGGGCCACAAGGTCGAACTGATCGACAGCAAAGAAAGAAGCAAGACGGAGACGGAACGGGTCCTGAAGGAAGCGGCCGGACAAATGGAGAACAATCTCTATTTTTTGGCGTCTCTCGAACTGTTCGATCCATCGCTCGCGGAGAAGATTCTCGGGCAAATCGATTACCATTCCCTGGATGAGATGGAAGCGGTGCTGCCCAGGGCGGATGTTGTGTTTGAAGCGGCTCCCGAAATTTTGGAGGTCAAAAAGGACACATTTGACCGGATCGGCGCTTCGGCCCGGGACGATGCCTGGATCGCCTCCACAACCTCGACGTTTATGGTGGATACGCTGGCTTCCTTTCTGGACAAGCCTAAGCGGTTCGTGAACACGCATTGGCTTAACCCTGCCTATCTTATCCCGCTGGTTGAAGTAAGTCCCGGCGCACAGACCGCTTCCGGAGTGCTGGCCGGTATGATGGAGCTGCTGTCCGGCGTTGGAAAAGTGCCGGTCCAGTGCGCCGCTTCGCCCGGATTCATTGTGCCGAGAATTCAGGCGCTGGCGATGAACGAGGCAGCCCGGCTCGTTCAGGAAGGGGTGGCTACACCCGAGGCGATCGACACTGCCTCCCGGGTGGGCTTCGGTCTTCGGTTTGCCGTTCTGGGGCTGCTGGAATTTATCGATTGGGGAGGCGGCGACATCCTCTATTACGCCGACCGCTATTTGGAGCAGGAGCTGTCTACGGATCGCTACGCTCCCCCGGACATTATCTCGGAGAATATGACGAACGGCCGGACCGGCATGAAATCCGGGAAGGGCTTTTACGATTTCAGTGGCAGGGACGTCACCGCCTACCAACGGGAAACGATGCGGAAATTCGTTGATCTGCTGCAGCACCTGGGGTATTGGTCGCCTCCGGGCGAGCCGTCTTTGCGGGGAATCAGCCCAAGCCTACATAAATAA